The genomic interval GGCGGCGTTGATCCTGGCGGTTAGGCAGGCCTTTCCCGGGGCTGTGGCGCAGCTTGTCCACCTTTCCGATGGCGACACCCACGACCTTTCATTGTCAGATCGCGAGTTGGCTGGGCGCAAGGAAAAGCTGACCAAATTCCTCGCCGAAATCCGCGGAGGGCGGTTTCCGGCAAAGGTTTCGTTTCGAACCTGCCCGAATTGTCCTGCCTTTTTCATCTGCGGGCCGGTCCCCGTCGGTCCCCTGAAAAAAAAGTTTGGCTGACCTTACCGGTTGGTGGATTTCGCTTCGATTGGACCTTTAGAGCCGCGGCATCGCTTCGGCCAAACCTAAGGATCCAATCTTATGAACACCGAAGAACTTCTTGAATACGATGACGTCGGCGATGCCCTGCGCGAAGGCCGGGTGTTGCGTCCAGCGCGGGGGTATCGCTTTCTCCTCGCGCAGGGCGATATCGACTTTCAGTCCCGCGTGGTGAGCGATCCGGTTCCGCTTGGTCGCCAGTTGCTTGAGGCGGGGGCCTTGGACCCGCGGGACGGCTACAGCCTGTTCGCTATCCTGCCCTCGGGCGATTTCGAGGATGTGAGGTTGAATGAGCCCTTCGATCTGCGTGCGCGAGGGGCAGAGCGGTTTGTCGCTTTCCTGACGGACCGCGATTTCAAGCTGACGCTGAACGACGACGAACTGCGCTGGGGCAAGCCGATCGTCAGCGGCGCAGTCCTTTACGGCCTCGCCAAGCCAGGCGAAGGAGAGGGCGTTTTCCTCGTGGTCCCCGGCGGTGAAGATCGTCTGATCGAGCGTGATGAGCTGATCGACCTGTCCGAGCCTGGCATCGAGCGGTTTATCACAGCACGGATGACGTTCGAGATCATCGTCAACTCGCGGGCGCGTACGGTGAATGCCCGGACGGTGACGTTCGAACAGATCGTGCAGCTTGCCTTCCCAGGTCAGCATGCTCCGAACGTGGTTTTTTCGATGACCTATCGGCATGCAGCGTCGGCACCACACGCTGGCGAACTCGGGGCTGGTGGCTCTGTCGATGTCAAGAAAAAGGGGACGGTGTTCAATGTCACACGAACTGTTCAGTCGTAATGTGGATTTGAAGCGGCTGCGGGACGAAGGATACTTCGTCCTGCGGCAGGGCGGATATCTCGTCATGCGTGAGGTGCCTTATGTCGATGCACGCCAGGAGGTGCGCATCGGTACCCTGATCTCCAGCCTCACGTTAGCTGGAGATCAAACGCTCAGGCCAGACACCCATGTCGTCTACTGGGATGGAGACTTTCCGTGCCACGCTGATGGCTCGCGCATCCAAGGGATCTCGCACCAAGCGCACGCCATTGACCTAGGCCATGGTCTGAATGCGACGCATAGCTTCTCTAGCAAGCCGGATGGAGGCTACACCGATTACTATCACAAGATGACGAGCTACGCGAACATCATCGTCGGGCCGGCTTCGGTACTGAAACCAGGTATGACGGCTCGCACTTTTCGAGAGCCGGAAGAGGAAGAAGAAAGTGTGTTCAACTATATCGAGACGGCTTCTGATCGGGTAGGTATCGGCGCTCTAAGCGCGCGGCTAGCCAACGAGCGGGTCGCTATAATAGGTCTCGGTGGGACCGGCGGCTATATTCTTGACTTTGTCGCCAAAACGTCTGTGCGCGAAATCCGGCTCTTTGATGCTGACGATTTTCTGACTCACAACGCGTTTCGGGCACCGGGCGCTCCAAGTCTGGAGGAATTGCGGGACAGGCCCAAAAAAGTCGAGTATTTCCAGAGAATTTACAGCAAAATGCATCGTAAAGTGGTGGCCTGCAACGTCGCGATATCTTCCGATAACGTTCATCTTCTTGATG from uncultured Cohaesibacter sp. carries:
- a CDS encoding multiubiquitin domain-containing protein codes for the protein MNTEELLEYDDVGDALREGRVLRPARGYRFLLAQGDIDFQSRVVSDPVPLGRQLLEAGALDPRDGYSLFAILPSGDFEDVRLNEPFDLRARGAERFVAFLTDRDFKLTLNDDELRWGKPIVSGAVLYGLAKPGEGEGVFLVVPGGEDRLIERDELIDLSEPGIERFITARMTFEIIVNSRARTVNARTVTFEQIVQLAFPGQHAPNVVFSMTYRHAASAPHAGELGAGGSVDVKKKGTVFNVTRTVQS
- a CDS encoding ThiF family adenylyltransferase, with the protein product MSHELFSRNVDLKRLRDEGYFVLRQGGYLVMREVPYVDARQEVRIGTLISSLTLAGDQTLRPDTHVVYWDGDFPCHADGSRIQGISHQAHAIDLGHGLNATHSFSSKPDGGYTDYYHKMTSYANIIVGPASVLKPGMTARTFREPEEEEESVFNYIETASDRVGIGALSARLANERVAIIGLGGTGGYILDFVAKTSVREIRLFDADDFLTHNAFRAPGAPSLEELRDRPKKVEYFQRIYSKMHRKVVACNVAISSDNVHLLDGITFAFLSLDAGKAKQLILEKLEAIGAAFVDVGMGLELEEGSLGGILRVTASTPEKRDHVTKRIPFEGGGVEDLYASNIQVADLNALNAVLAVVKWKKIRNFYRDLEHEHHSTYTTDGNMLINGDIE